One window from the genome of Streptomyces sp. WZ-12 encodes:
- a CDS encoding ScbR family autoregulator-binding transcription factor, producing the protein MGEQERAKRTKYKIIEAAAQVFFEHGYDGAKIEQILTAAGVTKGALYHHYRSKQEIADALLQQHVGDIAVEPQDVKLLELVVKGQRLVEGLQRDAVQRAAARLTLEEGSNQLDRKQAMSLWAEYVEALLVEAGRRHELLASVNNPERIRKVAEMYVGAFAGIQLLADVTSEGHNRAGLQHQLTVFFEHTLPTIAAPHVLPHLRRQIGG; encoded by the coding sequence GTGGGGGAACAGGAACGGGCGAAGCGGACCAAGTACAAGATCATTGAAGCGGCCGCCCAAGTCTTCTTCGAGCACGGCTACGACGGGGCGAAGATCGAGCAGATCCTGACGGCGGCCGGCGTCACCAAGGGCGCGTTGTACCACCACTACAGGTCCAAGCAGGAGATCGCCGACGCCCTGCTCCAACAACACGTCGGCGACATCGCCGTCGAGCCCCAGGACGTCAAGCTCCTCGAACTCGTCGTGAAGGGTCAGCGACTGGTCGAGGGGTTGCAGCGCGACGCGGTGCAGCGCGCGGCGGCCCGCCTCACGCTGGAGGAGGGCTCCAACCAACTCGACCGCAAGCAGGCGATGTCCCTGTGGGCCGAGTACGTCGAGGCGCTGCTGGTCGAGGCCGGCCGACGGCACGAGCTGCTGGCGTCGGTCAACAACCCCGAGCGCATCCGCAAGGTCGCCGAGATGTACGTCGGCGCGTTCGCCGGCATCCAGTTGCTCGCCGATGTCACCTCGGAGGGTCACAACCGGGCGGGCTTGCAGCACCAGTTGACGGTCTTCTTCGAGCACACGCTGCCGACCATCGCGGCCCCGCACGTCCTCCCGCACCTCCGCCGCCAGATCGGCGGCTGA